The nucleotide window ATCGATGCCTGGACGGACGCGCGGGAATTCTGGATTCCCGCGAGCCCATCCATCGCTGCCTTCAGCACATCCTGAATGCTCTTGTCGACAGCTCCCATGATCTGGGCCAGGCTGTCACCCAGGCGCTCGACGTTCGCCTGCGCCTCATCGCGGTCGGCCGTGTATTCCACAATGGCTGCCGTCTCTTTATTCAGCGCGGCGAGCCGGTCGTACAAAGCCACGGTCGATTCCGCCATGCCGGCCGTATCGAGCGCGCGGATTTCTGCCTCGTTCATGCGCCCCCGAAGGACCGCGTCGATCTGGGTTTGCAGATCCGCGTTCGCCGAGGCCAAGGAGTCACTTGCCGTCTTGGCGCTCTCAGCCGCCACGACCTGGTCATACAGGGCAAGGTTGCTGCCATCGATCGCGGCGCGCTGCCGCTCCTGCAGCTGCACAGATGTCAAGGTCGCTGCATCGAGCCTGTCTTGCAGACCAGTACGCTCGTCGGCAATATCTTGCGCCGACCGAGTCAGATCCTCGATCGCTTCATGCGTTGCGGCGAAAGCTGATTCCAGCGACATCAGCGCCGCATACTGTTCCGCGCCAGCTTGAGTCGTTTTATCCAGGCCCAGCACCACGTCTTTGAACTGGTCGCGGGTCGTCACGCTGGCCAACCCCATGCTAGCCAACTGCTCGGTGACATAACTCTGCACCGGAGCGAGACGCTCGGCCTCGGTCAGGTAGTTCTCCGCGAACGATGCAGTGCTTTCCTCGACCTGGTCGATCCCGCCCATCAGTGCGATGAGTTGCTCACGCGCCGCCAGGCTCGACAGGCCGACTGCGCCGAAGCTATCGCCTGTCGACGTCAGCGCAGCATCGAGCCGGCCATAGTCGGATGCGAGGCGCACCACGGTTTCCGCATATCCCTCCCCTACCTGCCGGAAGCCATCGAGTTCCGGGAATACCGCCTCGGCCATGTCATCCATGGCCTTCGAGAGCACGGCATTCAGGGCCTCGGTCAGCTCGTCGCCCGACAGTCCCTTGAGCGAGACTTTCGTCATGTCAATCGACAAGCCGTCGAGCACATTGGTAACGTGGTCGGCACCGACGCCCAGGCTATCGGCAGCCGCGGCGAGTGCACCTTCGACGTTGGTGAAAATAAGCGCGAACTGGCTCGACAGCTCATCGCTCAGCGCCTGTGTCTGGGTCGACGTGGAGCTGCTCTTGATTGCACCGAACAGCTTTTTCTTGACCGTTTCGATGGTGGCGTATTGCTCATAGCCAACACCAGACTGCAGATCATTTACCGAGCCACCGAACTGGATACCGGAGTCGATCACCGTGCTTTTGCTCAACCCGAGGATTGCCGACGCGACCTTGGTCATCAGGTCGCCCATCGGACCAATGCCTGCGCCGTAGTAGGTGGACGTCAGCGCGTGCTGCCCAACCGCTCCGCGATTGGCCGTGGTGCCGGTCGATGCAAAATCGCCTGTCGCCACGGTAGCATCCTGGACAATCAGGCCGGTCAGTCCAGTCATCGCCGCATCGATCGACCGAAGCGCCATCAACATTTCCTTGTTGATGGGGATGAGATCTCCTGAATTCTCTTCGAGGAGCTCAATGGAGTTGGCGATCGATTTCGACTGCGCTTCGCTATCTCCGAGCACGCTGCCCGTGCCTTGCTTGGCCTGGACCTCGGCGGCCGATTGGCCGCTGCTTCCCGATCCGCCACTGCCGCCGCCGCTGATGGCAACGCCCAGGCCTGCGACAATCGCGGCCATTGCTGCCATTCGAGCGAAGGCCGAATACGGATCACCCGTGCCTTGGTTCAGCACCGCCGCGATACCCTTTGGCACCAGCTCGGCCATGGTCTGGGCCAGCTCGGCGGCATGGAACACCTTCGACACGGCCATCAAGGTCTGGTACCCCTTGCTCTGCTCTCCGAAAAAACCCGCAGCAGCACCGGCCATGTCGCCGTATCCAGCGAGCTGGTTTTTCGTCTCGCGGTCGTTCAGCTCAGCTACGGCCTTCTGGTAGCCCATCTGGTCCAGCTGCTTGGAGTTCAGGGCCTCCAGGGCGTTTTTCCGCTGCTTGTCGATCTCAGCCTGCCGCTTGCCGTAGCCGTCCAGTATCCCTGTCACTTTGGAAATTGCCTCGCCAGCGCTGCCGAACGCTTCCCTCAGCGATTCGCCAAATGTCTGCGCCTTGGCCGGATCGAGAAATGCGTTGAGGTCGTCGAGCGCTTTTTTCGAGGATTCCAATCCCTCGACCGCGCTCAACGCTTCGGCGTTACGCTTCTTTGCAGCGATCAATGCGTCGAGGTCTTCGATCTGCTTTTCGGTCAACTTGCTGGCATCCTGCTGTGCACGCTGCTCTTCGAGTCTTGCGACTTCAAGCTCTTCGATTTCCCCCTTCGACAAGCCGAACGTGGCGGCCAGGCGCTCATTCGCCGCAGCCTCCTCCACGGCGGCCTTGACCTTCTTCGTGCTTTCCTCCGCAGCTTGCTTAGTCTGCTTGGCTGCCTCGCGGGTGCCGTCAACGACTTTCTGCATCGTATCGAGCTGCTGCAGCTGCGTGACCAAACCGGCCGCCTCCGCTTCCGTGAGATTCACAGTCCCGTTCAGGCGGCCCTGCTGGATCTTGGCAATTTCCTTCTCTGAATCACTCAGCTCGCGGCCTGCATCGATCTCGGCCTGCAGCAGCGCGAGGCGATCCGCTACGGACTTGTTGAGCGATTCATAGTCGCTCCGCGCACTGGCGACGTCCGCCGATCCTTCGCCCGCTCCGCTCGACTGATAGGTCAGCGGGCGTTTTTTTGGGGCCGGCGCGTCGGGCTTCGCCGCGGCGCGATCGGCCACACGTTTGAGAAATGCCTGCTCGAACTGATTTGCAGGCACCTCCCATAAAGCAGCCAGGCTCCGATTGGATTCTTCGACAACAGCATTGCGTTCGGCGAGCCCCTTCATCATCGCCTCATTCGGTGACTTCCCGTTCGCCCAGGCTTCGATAGCGGCGATTGGGTTGGCATTCGCCAGTACAGTGTTGGCCAGCTTCACATCCGCCCACACGGCCTGGAAACTGCCGGAGATCGCCTTCATAAGCCTCCAGGACAACGCCGCAACGTCGGCAACACGGGCCAATCCAACACCCAGATCATCGGCCCATTGCGTAACGTCATTGCCCGCGAGATCATCTGCCGACTTTCCGGTATCGATGAAGGCGCCGAGCAGGTCGTTCACCGCAGGCAACGCGGCCACTGTGATCTCCGTTGCCAGGCTCAGCAGCTTCGCGCGCAGCTCACCGGTCTGGTCCTGGAACCGCGCAGCCTGGTCGACCGCGTCCTGAGTGACGCCAGTAAACCGCTCAATGCTGCCAGCTGTGTCATTCAGAAATGGCATCAGATCCGCACCCGATTTCCCCAAGGCGTCATTTACCAGGGCGGCCTTCGCAGCTCCGTCTTCGTAGTCCTGAAGATTCTTTGAAATATCGATGAAGACTTCCGCAGGATCGCGCATATTCCCGGCCGCATCCTTGGCCGAAATGCCAAGCGTCTTCAGGGCTTTATGCACCTTGCTCGAATCCTCGTCAGCGGCCGCCATGCCCTTGGCCAGCTTGGTCACGGCACTGTCGACGCCTGCAAAGTCCTGGCCGAACGTTTGCGCCACCTGCTGCAGACGCGACAGCGTCTCCACCGAAGAACCGGTTTTCTGTGCCAGATCGTCCAGCGCGGCCAGGTCGTTGATCGCGTTGTTCATAGCGCCCAATGCCGCATCCAGCGTCACAACCGTGGCGACTACGCCAACAACACGCTGGCCGATACCAGTGAGCGCCTCGCTCAGCTGCGCCCCGCTCATGCCAACGTTTTGCAAAGAACCCGACGCCGATGCGCGCAGGCGCTCGAATTCTTCGATTGCCTGCCTTGCCACTGCAGTGATGATTACGCGTGTTTCAGCCATTTTTCTGTCGTCGCTCTTCCCACGCCGATAGCGCGGCGCGTTCCATGACTTGTAAATCGATCAGCATTTGCTTGCGCGCGTGCCGCTCTACCGTGTACCGCAACATGACCTCGACGCCCGGGTAGTTCAGGCCAGTGCGCACGCCTTCCGCAAAAAGCCATTGGGTGCCGCATCGGTGGAACAGGCTCCAGACCTCGACATGCTCCGGCCAGAGGTATAGGGGATCCACCCTCTGGACTGCCGCTGAACCTGCACGAGTGAGGCCCCAGGCAGCGAGTGCATCGTCGACGACCTCTTGGTCGCGCTCTTCCCGGGCCTGGTCGTACAGCTCACCTGCAGCCCAGGCGCGCGCGACCCCGGTTAGTTTTTTGCCTTTGCGCCGTTTTCAGCGGTGTACGCGTTGAAGCACAGCAGGCCCATGCCATTGACATTGAGCAGCGCGGACAGTGCATCGGCACAGAACTCGGCCGGCGTCTCACCGTCTTCTTCCATGACCAGCCGCTGGCCGGCCCAGCCCGTGGTCACTTCCTGCATGAAGTCGGCGAACACCAGCCCTTTGCCATCGAACTTCTCTTTCATCTGGGCTTGATCCGAGCGCTTGCAGGTCAGCGTGAATTTGAACGGCACCGGCTTGCCGGCGGCATCGGTCAGCTTGCCTTCCACTGGAACGATGACGGTGTCGCTGACGAGGATTCTGTATTTCTTGCTCATGGTTTTCCTATGCCGCGCAGGGCGGCTTGATGGGGTTAGAAACTGGTGGTGATGCGGAATTCATCGTTGCCGGATGCCGGCAGCATGCGCAGTTTGTATGCGCACATGCGGGAGCCATTGAGCTCCGCTTTCGTAGGCTCGGTCAGCTGCACTGCAGGCATGAAGACCATCACGCGATCGTTCACTACGGTGCCGTGCTGAACACCAAGGCTGGTCAGGGCGGCCGCCTTGACGTTGGCCATGAAGGTAACTTCCTGCGCTGCAGTCAAGTCCAGCTGAACCGAACCGCTTACCTTGCGATCGGTGATCGGCACCGATTCGCCGCCGAGAAGCGACTGGAACTGCGCAGCGATGCCCAGGTCGACCGTCAGGCCCTGGCTTGGGTACTGCTGCCCGCCGACCAGCGCGGGAGCCGTTGCAGTTGCGTGCGTGGCGTCGAAGGTCAGGTCACCCGAGTTTGCGTCGACAACGATTTGCGGCACGCGCCAAGCCGTCAACGTCGTCGACGGCATGGCTGCCGCGCTGATACCGCCATCGATCGCGACGAACTTGAACGAGATGACCGGCTTCTTACCGACGGAAAGATCGAGCGTTGCGGTGCCGCGTGCGCCCAAGCCCTTGTGCAGCACGCCATCGTCGTACCAGTAAATGGTTGCCGATTCGAAGCCGGTCGAGATAGGCGTGTAATCGACGCGAATCCCTGCCGTAATCGTTTCAGCGAAACCGATAGCACGCATCAGCGGTCCCCAGGCCGGTGCAGTACCAGCGGTCCCGGAGCCAACCAGCTCGACGTCGAAGCCCATCTCCACATGACGACTGCCGAGAAGCTGTTCCGAGTTGCCGAGATAGGGGCGGATGATGTCGCGCTCGACACTATCTGCACTCAGCGGGCTGATGCTGAGGTTGCTCACCAGGAGCGCATTGGCGGCGCCAGTCGGCAAGGCATCCACGCCATACGTGGCTTCCAGTTTCGCCAGGATGGCGGTATTGCGGATCAAACGTGCCATCAGTTACTCCTTGATCGATTGCGTAGGTTCGACGTCGCGCTGGGTCAGCGCGCCAGTGACCGGGTCGCGCAGGTAGCTGCCACCGCGCTGCGGCTCGGGCGGTGCGATCGGGGCCGGGTTCGCCCGAGCACTGTCCGCGACGGCCGCGTCGACAGTTCGTTCGTTGGTTTTCATTGCGAGAGAGTCCTTCCGTATGTTTGATGCGTGATGACAAATTGCGCGGTAATGCACGTCAGGCCGGTATCGAACTCGTCGTGATCCCATGCCAGCGTGTCGCCTTCCAGCGGCAGCACGTCCAGCGCCTGACCGCCCAAGGTCGGCATCTGTGCCAGGCGTTCGAATACTTGCGCGACCAGCTGGTCGGCGGCCTCGTCCAGCTGGTCGCCGGAGCCCCGGCCGTAGCACTCGATGCCCACCAGGGTCTGCCAGGTCGTCGGGCCGCCGATGACCGCAGCGAGCGTGGAAGCGCTACGGGAGATCCGCACCACGACGGCGCGCCGCGTGTCCTTGTTGATCGCCCGGGTGCGCGAGCGGTACACCGCGCCATCGGCGATGGCCGGCTCCTGCAGCAGCGCATCTTTCAGCGCGGTGGCGATCTGCGAGTGCGCCGTGCTCATGGCCGCTCCAGGAATACCGCCGTCAGCCCGTACGGCTGCTCGCCGTCCGGCTGGCGGTCGCTGACGATCCAGGGAACGTTGTTCACGCGGATCTCCGTGCCGACGAAGACTTCCGGCACCTGGTCGCTGGCGATCGTCATCTGCGGCACTGCCGCGCCCATGCCGACGACGCCCACCATGCCAACCTTGAACTGGGCGTCGAAGATGACCGGCACGTCCTTGTCGCCAAACTGAGCGCGGGCATTGGCCAGCCTGGTCATGGCGACGCGGTTCGTGCGCGCTTCCAGCAGGGCGAACATCAGGCGTTGATCTTCACGTTGACGGTAGTCACGCCGGCTGCGGCAGCACCGGTGGCGTAGCCGGCCAGCGTATTGCCTGCGGCGGTGACAGTCAGCCGCGCGTTGGCCGCGTCCCAGTACAACAGATCACCCTGCGCGACCGCATCACCGGCCAGCTTCGCCAGGTTGAAAACGCCCTCGACTGCGGCAACGCCGTTCGAGTTTGCGGCGATGTCGCGCAGTGCAACGCCGATCCGCTTGCCCATCACCACTACCGTGCCGCCTACAACCGCAGTGCCGCCGGTGTTCACGTCGAGGATCTCGCCCTCGCCCACATAATTTTTCGCCATCATTGGCTCCTGTCAGATGGCGGCGTGGTCGCCCACGCCGCCAAGGGGTTATTGGCCGGGGTTATGCACCAGGGTGCGGAAGTCCAGGGCCTTGACGCCCGCATCCATGCGGACCTTGAATTCGGTACCGTCCACGTTCCAGCCTTCCTGCTGTTCCAGGGTCGGCGCGGTCTGGCCGTCCAGGTACGACACTTCGACGGTGTCGTACTTCGCGTGGTCGGCCGTGCCATACCATTTCGCGGCCGAGTTCGCGTCCAGGCGAGCATCGGCGATGACCTTGAAGGTGTTGCGCACCGAGTTGGGCACGGTGTTGTTCTTCGCTGCCGCACCGACTTCGTATTCGCTGTCGCGAACCACGTTTGCCAGGCCTTCCAGGGCCAGCGGCACGATCAGGTTCGCCAGGCGGATATTCAGCGTGGCATTGCCATCGCTTTGCTTGCCCATCAGCACGCGCGCCGCGTCGACGCCACCGGTACTGATCGGGCCGCCGGCCAGCAGGTTGTTGTGCGTGGCGTGGAACAGCGGATTGCCATCGGCCATGGCCGGGTTGCTGGTCAGGATTGCGTAAACCAGGTCGCCGATCGTGCGGATCGCGGCGCGGCCCATGATGCGCGGCAGCTTGGCGAAGGCATCCAGGTCGTCGTTGATGATGGTCTGGCGGGTGATCGAGAACAGCTTGCCGTAGGTGGCCAGCTGCACCTGTTCGCCGCGCTCGCCGACGGAGGCGTAGCGGTACTCGCCGCCATCACGCACGCGGTCCAGCGCCGGGAAGGTGTTCAGGTCCAGGCGCATACCCGGCTTGAAGTCCGACAGCGTGCCCTCGGCCGTCCACAGCTGGAACGTCTCGTCGGCTTCTTCGTAGCCCTTCAGCATCGCCTTCTCGGCGATGTTCGACAGCAGCTGCGGGAAGTCACTGCCCGTATGCGTGAAGGCAGCGGCCACCAGGCGCATCTTGTCCATGCCGCCAGCCTTGACGCCAGCGCGTGCCAGGCATTCGCGTGCAATGTCCATCAGCGTGAAGCCGCGGTAATTGTTGGCTGCATCGTCCTTGGCGATCTTCGAGCGGGCCATCAGCGAGGCCTGCATGCCGGCGCGCATTTTGTCGCGCTCGTCTTCCAGGGTGATGATGTTGCCGCCGGCAGTCGGCGTGGCATCCTTGCCCAGGTGGGCCAGCAGCTTTTTGCCGGCGTCGTCGGCGCTGCAGTTGATATCGTTCTGGCACGTGGCCATCAGGGCGGTGACGCCGGCACGCTCGGCAAAGCTGGCGAACAGCTCGCTGATGCTGATGCGGCGGGTCTGGTCAGCCTGCAGGGCGGCACGAGCGGCGGCGTCGCGCTCCTGCTGCAGTTGGGCCGCATTCACGGGGCCGTCGGTATTTTCCGGTGGCATGGGATTGCTCTCCTTGGTGGATGGTTTGGTGGTTGTCGCAGCCGATGCTGCCGGGGAAACAGGGGGACGGAACGCGGCCTGGTGCCGGGCCTTGGCCGCGGCAGTCAGCGATGCCGAAGCTGCAACAGGAACAGCGGCCACGGTCTCGTCGATGAACTTTTCGGCCAGCGCCTGTTCGGCGGTGTACCAGTGATCCTTGCCGTCGGTGAGCATTGCCAGCACGTCAGCCTTGTCCTTGCCGGTCTTGCCCGCATAGGTGGTCGACATCGCATCGGCCCAGCTATCGAGCATGTCGGCGTATTCGCGCATCGCGGCGCTGTTGCCGACCTGATAGCCCCAAGGTGCGTGAATCATCAGCTGGGCGTTCTCGGCCATCTGCACGGTGTCGCCGGCCATCGCGATCAGGCTGGCGATGGATGCAGCGATGGCGTCAACCACGATGGTCACTTTCGCCTTGTGCCGTTTGATGGCGTTGTGGATGGCGATGCCGTCGGTGACGGAGCCACCGTAGCTGTTGATGCGGATGGTCAGCACGTCCACGTCCAGGGCGGCGATCTCGCGCACGAAGTCTTTCGCGGCGATCGTGTCGCCATACCAGCTTTCGCCGATATCGCCGTAGATCAGGATCTCGGCCGCTGCGGCGTTGATCGCGCCCGCACGTGCGGAGGCGCGGATCGTGTACCACTTTTGTGCTGCTGGCGTGTTATTCGCCTGAGGGTTCGAA belongs to Pseudoduganella albidiflava and includes:
- a CDS encoding DUF1799 domain-containing protein, translating into MDPLYLWPEHVEVWSLFHRCGTQWLFAEGVRTGLNYPGVEVMLRYTVERHARKQMLIDLQVMERAALSAWEERRQKNG
- a CDS encoding phage tail tube protein → MARLIRNTAILAKLEATYGVDALPTGAANALLVSNLSISPLSADSVERDIIRPYLGNSEQLLGSRHVEMGFDVELVGSGTAGTAPAWGPLMRAIGFAETITAGIRVDYTPISTGFESATIYWYDDGVLHKGLGARGTATLDLSVGKKPVISFKFVAIDGGISAAAMPSTTLTAWRVPQIVVDANSGDLTFDATHATATAPALVGGQQYPSQGLTVDLGIAAQFQSLLGGESVPITDRKVSGSVQLDLTAAQEVTFMANVKAAALTSLGVQHGTVVNDRVMVFMPAVQLTEPTKAELNGSRMCAYKLRMLPASGNDEFRITTSF
- a CDS encoding head-tail joining protein; the protein is MFALLEARTNRVAMTRLANARAQFGDKDVPVIFDAQFKVGMVGVVGMGAAVPQMTIASDQVPEVFVGTEIRVNNVPWIVSDRQPDGEQPYGLTAVFLERP
- a CDS encoding DUF2190 family protein, which translates into the protein MMAKNYVGEGEILDVNTGGTAVVGGTVVVMGKRIGVALRDIAANSNGVAAVEGVFNLAKLAGDAVAQGDLLYWDAANARLTVTAAGNTLAGYATGAAAAGVTTVNVKINA
- a CDS encoding ClpP-like prohead protease/major capsid protein fusion protein; the encoded protein is MPTSNPQANNTPAAQKWYTIRASARAGAINAAAAEILIYGDIGESWYGDTIAAKDFVREIAALDVDVLTIRINSYGGSVTDGIAIHNAIKRHKAKVTIVVDAIAASIASLIAMAGDTVQMAENAQLMIHAPWGYQVGNSAAMREYADMLDSWADAMSTTYAGKTGKDKADVLAMLTDGKDHWYTAEQALAEKFIDETVAAVPVAASASLTAAAKARHQAAFRPPVSPAASAATTTKPSTKESNPMPPENTDGPVNAAQLQQERDAAARAALQADQTRRISISELFASFAERAGVTALMATCQNDINCSADDAGKKLLAHLGKDATPTAGGNIITLEDERDKMRAGMQASLMARSKIAKDDAANNYRGFTLMDIARECLARAGVKAGGMDKMRLVAAAFTHTGSDFPQLLSNIAEKAMLKGYEEADETFQLWTAEGTLSDFKPGMRLDLNTFPALDRVRDGGEYRYASVGERGEQVQLATYGKLFSITRQTIINDDLDAFAKLPRIMGRAAIRTIGDLVYAILTSNPAMADGNPLFHATHNNLLAGGPISTGGVDAARVLMGKQSDGNATLNIRLANLIVPLALEGLANVVRDSEYEVGAAAKNNTVPNSVRNTFKVIADARLDANSAAKWYGTADHAKYDTVEVSYLDGQTAPTLEQQEGWNVDGTEFKVRMDAGVKALDFRTLVHNPGQ